In Melanotaenia boesemani isolate fMelBoe1 chromosome 18, fMelBoe1.pri, whole genome shotgun sequence, the following proteins share a genomic window:
- the mos gene encoding proto-oncogene serine/threonine-protein kinase mos gives MPSPIPVTRLLPKDIYPCPDTGTCSSPLAQLAHGSTLQVPAQRLHGRVASRLWSSVVHWKQLRSVESVGSGGFGSVYKAEYFGETVALKKVKKCTKNKLASRQSFWAELNAAHLRHKNIVRVIAATTCVPADREDESSIGTILMEFVGSRNLQQIIYGSSEQLGEDRGLKFSTDIASGLRYLHSHSVVHLDIKPANVLVSSEDVCKIADFGCSLKLDHECETSAISPHLSHVCGTYTHRAPELLKGEDVSPKADVFSFGITLWQLLTREPPYTGDRQYVLYAVVAHSLRPSLQDHMVFRSERGKRCGDLLSRCWSAEVACRPSAPELLQHLELLRVHA, from the coding sequence ATGCCTTCTCCGATCCCCGTCACCCGCTTGTTGCCCAAAGACATCTATCCGTGTCCGGACACCGGTACCTGCAGCAGCCCGCTGGCCCAGCTCGCCCATGGCTCCACCCTGCAGGTCCCTGCTCAGCGGCTGCACGGCAGAGTCGCCAGCCGGCTCTGGTCATCAGTGGTCCACTGGAAGCAGCTGCGCTCCGTGGAGTCCGTGGGTTCTGGAGGGTTCGGCTCCGTATACAAGGCGGAGTACTTCGGGGAGACCGTTGCGCTGAAGAAAGTGAAAAAGTGCACAAAGAACAAGCTGGCTTCCAGACAGAGTTTCTGGGCTGAACTGAACGCTGCGCACCTGCGCCATAAAAACATCGTGCGCGTCATCGCGGCGACCACCTGCGTTCCGGCGGATCGCGAGGACGAAAGCAGCATCGGAACCATCCTGATGGAGTTTGTTGGGAGCAGAAATCTGCAGCAGATTATTTACGGGAGCTCGGAGCAGCTGGGGGAGGACAGGGGGCTGAAGTTCTCCACAGACATCGCCAGCGGCCTGAGGTACCTCCACTCCCACAGCGTCGTCCATCTGGACATCAAACCAGCCAACGTGCTCGTGTCCAGCGAAGACGTCTGCAAAATCGCGGATTTCGGCTGTTCTCTGAAACTGGACCACGAATGCGAAACGAGCGCGATTAGCCCTCATCTGAGCCACGTTTGTGGTACGTACACGCACAGAGCCCCGGAGCTGCTCAAAGGAGAGGATGTGTCTCCTAAAGCGGACGTCTTCTCCTTCGGAATCAccctgtggcagcttttaaccAGAGAGCCGCCCTACACGGGCGACAGACAGTATGTCCTCTATGCGGTCGTGGCGCACAGTTTGCGGCCCTCCCTTCAGGACCACATGGTGTTCAGGTCGGAGAGAGGGAAGCGGTGCGGTGATCTGCTGAGCCGGTGCTGGAGCGCAGAGGTCGCCTGCAGACCCAGCGCTCCggagctgctgcagcacctgGAGCTGCTGCGCGTCCACGCGTGA